Proteins co-encoded in one Rhopalosiphum maidis isolate BTI-1 chromosome 2, ASM367621v3, whole genome shotgun sequence genomic window:
- the LOC113554041 gene encoding LOW QUALITY PROTEIN: peptidyl-prolyl cis-trans isomerase NIMA-interacting 1-like (The sequence of the model RefSeq protein was modified relative to this genomic sequence to represent the inferred CDS: deleted 1 base in 1 codon) produces MSEEEQLPTGWEKRVSRSTGQTYYLNLLTKESQWSVPTKPASENTASSNSGPEQVQCSHLLVKHEKSRRPSSWREERITRSKSEAIDIIKSYREQIVSGKASFAELAQKYSDCSSAKRGGDLGPFTRGTMQKPFEDASFALKIGELSEPIHTDSGVHIILRTA; encoded by the exons ATGAGCGAAGAAGAACAACTTCCGACCGGATGGGAGAAGCGAGTGAGCCGATCTACTg GTCaaacctattatttaaatttattaactaaagaAAGCCAATGGTCTGTACCAACAAAACCAGCATCTGAAAATACAGCTTCATCAAATTCTGGTCCTGAACAAGTGCAATGTAGTCATTTATTGGTTAAACATGAAAAATCACGCCGACCTTCATCGTGGCGGGAAGAACGTATTACTAGATCAAAATCTGAAGCAATTGacatcataaaat cttATCGCGAACAAATTGTTTCTGGCAAAGCATCATTTGCTGAACTTGCCCAGAAATATTCAGATTGTAGTTCA GCCAAACGCGGTGGTGATTTGGGACCATTTACTAGAGGCACAATGCAAAAGCCATTCGAAGATGCATCATTTGCATTAAAAATTGGAGAGCTCAGCGAACCTATACATACTGATTCTGGTGTACACATAATTTTACGTACAGCTTAg